The following proteins are encoded in a genomic region of Shinella zoogloeoides:
- a CDS encoding DUF72 domain-containing protein, whose amino-acid sequence MSTSGTIRTGIGGWTFEPWEGTFYPEKLPKKRQLEFASRELSAIEVNGTYYGSQKPETFAKWASEVPDGFIFSLKASRFTTNRKVLADGGESVEKFLTQGLTELGDHLGPILWQFPPTKKFEPEDFEGFLKLLPEKLDGLRLKHALEVRHDSFKVPEFAALARKHNMAIVYAQHEDYPEIADVTADFVYARLQRGSDDIETCYPAKALDEWAGRLKDWAGGGEPSDLPKVDPETRPAGKARDVFAFFITSGKVNAPNGARELKKRTG is encoded by the coding sequence ATGAGCACATCCGGCACCATCAGAACCGGCATCGGCGGCTGGACCTTCGAGCCGTGGGAGGGAACCTTCTATCCCGAAAAGCTGCCGAAGAAACGGCAGCTCGAATTCGCCAGCCGCGAATTGTCGGCCATCGAGGTGAACGGCACCTATTACGGCTCGCAGAAGCCGGAGACCTTCGCCAAATGGGCCTCGGAAGTGCCGGACGGTTTCATCTTCTCGCTCAAGGCGAGCCGCTTCACGACGAACCGCAAGGTCCTCGCCGATGGCGGCGAATCCGTCGAAAAGTTCCTGACACAGGGGCTGACCGAACTCGGCGACCATCTCGGCCCGATCCTCTGGCAGTTTCCGCCGACGAAGAAATTCGAACCGGAGGATTTCGAGGGGTTCCTGAAGCTGCTGCCGGAAAAGCTGGACGGGCTCAGGCTCAAGCATGCGCTCGAAGTGCGCCATGACAGCTTCAAGGTGCCGGAATTCGCCGCGCTTGCCCGCAAGCACAACATGGCGATCGTCTATGCGCAGCATGAGGACTATCCCGAAATCGCCGACGTGACGGCGGATTTCGTCTATGCCCGCCTGCAGCGTGGCTCGGACGACATCGAGACCTGCTATCCCGCAAAGGCGCTGGACGAATGGGCGGGACGGCTCAAGGACTGGGCCGGCGGCGGCGAGCCGTCCGACCTGCCGAAGGTCGATCCAGAGACGAGGCCCGCCGGCAAGGCCCGCGACGTCTTCGCCTTCTTCATCACCTCCGGCAAGGTCAATGCGCCGAACGGCGCTCGCGAACTGAAGAAGCGGACGGGCTGA
- the uvrA gene encoding excinuclease ABC subunit UvrA → MSELKTISIRGAREHNLKGIDLDLPRNKLIVMTGLSGSGKSSLAFDTIYAEGQRRYVESLSAYARQFLEMMQKPDVDQIDGLSPAISIEQKTTSKNPRSTVGTVTEIYDYMRLLFARVGVPYSPATGLPIESQTVSQMVDRVLEFGEGTRLYILAPVVRGRKGEYKKELAELMKKGFQRVKVDGQFYEIADVPALDKKYKHDIDVVVDRVVVRPDLASRLADSLETCLKLAEGLAIAEFADKPLPVEETAAGGSANKSLNETHERVLFSEKFACPVSGFTIPEIEPRLFSFNNPFGACPTCDGLGSQQKIDPDLIVPESERTLRDGAIAPWAKSSSPYYNQTLEALGAAYGFKLSNRWSELSQEAQNAILNGTREKIEFNYKDGARSYKTVKTFEGIVPNLERRWKETDSAWSREEIERYMSAAPCPACNGYRLKPEALAVKINKLHIGETTEMSIRVARDWFEALPEHLNAKQNEIAVRILKEIRERLRFLNDVGLEYLSLSRNSGTLSGGESQRIRLASQIGSGLTGVLYVLDEPSIGLHQRDNARLLETLRHLRDIGNTVIVVEHDEDAILTADYVVDIGPAAGIHGGQVIAQGTPDEVIANPASLTGKYLSGELSVAVPAERRKPKKKKEIKVVGAKANNLKNVTASIPLGVFTAVTGVSGGGKSTFLIETLYKSAARRVMGAREIPAEHERIDGFEYIDKVIDIDQSPIGRTPRSNPATYTGAFTPIRDWFAGLPEAKARGYQPGRFSFNVKGGRCEACQGDGVIKIEMHFLPDVYVTCDVCHGKRYNRETLDVTFKGKSIADVLDMTVEEGVEFFAAVPAVRDKLTTLNQVGLGYIKVGQQANTLSGGEAQRVKLAKELSKRSTGRTLYILDEPTTGLHFHDVAKLLEVLHELVNQGNSVVVIEHNLEVIKTADWIIDFGPEGGDGGGEVIAEGTPEDVVKVERSYTGHFLKELLERRPMKRVAAE, encoded by the coding sequence ATGAGCGAACTCAAGACAATTTCCATTCGCGGCGCACGCGAACACAATCTCAAGGGCATCGACCTCGATCTGCCCCGCAACAAGCTGATCGTGATGACCGGTCTTTCGGGTTCGGGCAAATCGTCGCTCGCCTTCGACACGATCTATGCCGAGGGCCAGCGCCGTTATGTCGAGAGCCTTTCGGCTTACGCACGCCAGTTCCTGGAGATGATGCAGAAGCCGGATGTCGACCAGATCGACGGCCTGTCGCCCGCCATCTCCATCGAGCAGAAGACGACCTCGAAGAACCCGCGCTCGACCGTCGGCACGGTCACCGAGATCTACGACTACATGCGCCTTCTCTTCGCACGCGTCGGCGTGCCCTATTCGCCGGCGACGGGCCTGCCGATCGAGAGCCAGACGGTCAGCCAGATGGTCGACCGCGTGCTGGAATTCGGCGAAGGCACGCGCCTCTATATCCTCGCGCCCGTCGTGCGCGGCCGCAAGGGCGAGTACAAGAAGGAACTCGCCGAGCTGATGAAGAAGGGTTTTCAGCGCGTCAAGGTGGACGGCCAGTTCTACGAGATCGCCGACGTTCCCGCGCTCGACAAGAAGTACAAGCACGATATCGACGTGGTGGTCGACCGCGTCGTCGTGCGCCCGGACCTCGCCTCGCGCCTCGCGGACAGTCTCGAAACCTGCCTCAAGCTCGCCGAGGGCCTTGCCATCGCCGAATTCGCCGACAAGCCGCTGCCGGTCGAGGAAACGGCGGCCGGCGGCTCGGCCAACAAATCGTTGAACGAGACGCATGAGCGCGTGCTGTTCTCGGAAAAATTCGCCTGCCCGGTCTCCGGCTTCACAATCCCGGAAATCGAGCCGCGGCTCTTCTCGTTCAACAATCCCTTCGGCGCCTGCCCGACCTGTGACGGCCTCGGCAGCCAGCAGAAGATCGATCCGGACCTGATCGTGCCGGAAAGCGAGCGCACGCTGCGCGACGGCGCCATCGCGCCCTGGGCCAAGTCCTCCTCGCCCTATTACAACCAGACGCTGGAAGCGCTCGGCGCGGCCTATGGCTTCAAGCTCTCCAATCGCTGGTCGGAACTGTCGCAGGAGGCGCAGAACGCCATCCTCAACGGCACGAGGGAGAAGATCGAGTTCAACTACAAGGACGGCGCGCGCTCCTACAAGACAGTGAAGACCTTCGAGGGCATCGTGCCGAACCTCGAGCGCCGCTGGAAGGAAACGGATTCGGCCTGGTCGCGCGAGGAGATCGAGCGCTACATGTCGGCCGCCCCCTGCCCGGCCTGCAACGGCTATCGCCTGAAGCCCGAGGCGCTGGCGGTGAAGATCAACAAGCTGCATATCGGCGAGACGACGGAAATGTCGATCCGCGTGGCGCGCGACTGGTTCGAGGCGCTGCCGGAGCACCTCAACGCCAAGCAGAACGAGATCGCCGTCCGCATCCTCAAGGAGATCCGCGAGCGCCTGCGCTTCCTCAACGATGTCGGCCTCGAATATCTCTCGCTGTCGCGCAATTCCGGCACGCTGTCGGGCGGCGAAAGCCAGCGCATCCGCCTCGCCTCGCAGATCGGTTCCGGCCTGACGGGCGTGCTCTACGTGCTGGACGAGCCGTCCATCGGCCTCCACCAGCGCGACAATGCGCGCCTCCTCGAAACGCTGCGGCACCTTCGCGACATCGGCAATACCGTGATCGTCGTCGAGCATGACGAGGACGCGATCCTGACGGCGGACTATGTGGTCGATATCGGCCCTGCCGCCGGCATCCATGGCGGCCAGGTGATCGCGCAGGGCACGCCAGACGAGGTCATCGCCAACCCGGCGTCGCTGACCGGAAAATATCTTTCCGGCGAGCTTTCCGTGGCCGTTCCCGCCGAGCGGCGCAAGCCGAAGAAGAAAAAGGAAATCAAGGTCGTCGGGGCGAAAGCTAACAATCTAAAGAATGTCACGGCCTCGATCCCGCTCGGCGTCTTCACGGCGGTCACGGGCGTTTCCGGCGGCGGCAAATCGACCTTCCTGATCGAGACGCTCTACAAGTCCGCCGCCCGCCGCGTCATGGGCGCGCGCGAGATCCCGGCCGAGCACGAGCGCATCGACGGCTTCGAATATATCGACAAGGTCATCGACATCGACCAGTCGCCCATCGGCCGCACGCCGCGCTCGAACCCGGCGACCTATACCGGTGCCTTCACGCCGATCCGCGACTGGTTCGCCGGCCTTCCCGAAGCGAAGGCGCGCGGCTACCAGCCGGGCCGCTTCTCCTTCAATGTCAAGGGCGGGCGCTGCGAGGCCTGCCAGGGCGACGGCGTCATCAAGATCGAGATGCACTTCCTGCCGGATGTCTACGTCACCTGCGACGTCTGCCACGGCAAGCGCTACAATCGCGAGACGCTCGACGTCACCTTCAAGGGCAAGTCGATCGCCGACGTGCTGGACATGACCGTCGAGGAAGGCGTCGAGTTCTTCGCCGCCGTTCCCGCCGTGCGCGACAAGCTCACGACGCTGAACCAGGTCGGTCTCGGCTATATCAAGGTCGGCCAGCAGGCGAACACCCTGTCGGGTGGCGAGGCGCAGCGCGTCAAGCTCGCCAAGGAACTGTCCAAGCGCTCGACCGGCCGCACGCTCTATATCCTCGACGAGCCGACGACCGGCCTGCATTTCCACGACGTGGCCAAGCTGCTGGAAGTGCTGCACGAGCTGGTCAACCAGGGCAATTCGGTCGTCGTCATCGAGCACAATCTGGAGGTCATCAAGACCGCCGACTGGATCATCGACTTCGGCCCCGAGGGCGGCGACGGCGGCGGCGAGGTGATCGCCGAGGGCACGCCCGAGGATGTGGTCAAGGTCGAGCGTTCCTATACTGGCCACTTCCTGAAAGAGTTGCTGGAGCGTCGGCCGATGAAGCGGGTGGCGGCGGAATAA
- a CDS encoding single-stranded DNA-binding protein: MAGSVNKVILIGNVGADPEIRRTQDGRPIANLRIATSETWRDRNSGERREKTEWHNVVVFNEGLCKVVEQYVKKGAKLYIEGALQTRKWQDQTGNDRYSTEIVLQGFNSTLTMLDGRGEGGGERRGGGDFGGSSNYGGGAPSYDDYGSRPASGGGGSGSRSGGGGSMARDMDDDIPF, translated from the coding sequence ATGGCTGGTAGCGTCAACAAGGTGATCTTGATCGGGAATGTCGGGGCTGACCCGGAAATCCGCCGGACGCAGGACGGTCGGCCGATCGCCAACCTGCGCATCGCCACCTCCGAGACCTGGCGCGACCGCAACAGCGGCGAACGCCGCGAGAAGACGGAATGGCACAATGTCGTCGTCTTCAACGAGGGCCTGTGCAAGGTCGTCGAGCAATATGTGAAGAAGGGCGCCAAGCTCTATATCGAGGGCGCGCTGCAGACCCGCAAGTGGCAGGACCAGACCGGCAACGATCGTTATTCGACGGAAATCGTGCTGCAGGGCTTCAACTCCACGCTGACCATGCTCGACGGTCGCGGCGAGGGCGGCGGCGAGCGCCGCGGCGGCGGTGATTTCGGTGGCAGCAGCAATTACGGCGGCGGCGCGCCGAGCTACGACGACTACGGTTCGCGCCCGGCCTCTGGCGGTGGCGGCAGCGGCAGCCGCTCGGGTGGCGGCGGCTCCATGGCCCGCGACATGGATGACGACATTCCGTTCTGA
- a CDS encoding MarC family protein, which produces MLNIDLLVNAVTTLLVTLDPPGLAPIFLGLTVGMTRPQRKQVALRGSLIAFCILAVFALTGAGVLSLLGISIGAFRIAGGLLLFWIAFEMIFERRNERKERTSEVAITRDHIHNIAVFPLALPLIAGPGAISATILLSGSFPSVLERTALIGVLALCLVVLFLSLVIAERIDRFLGNTGRAILTRLLGVILAALAVQFVVDGVKSVFIG; this is translated from the coding sequence ATGCTGAACATCGATCTTCTGGTCAATGCCGTCACGACGCTGCTCGTAACCCTCGACCCGCCGGGCCTTGCGCCGATCTTCCTGGGGCTCACTGTCGGCATGACGCGACCGCAGCGCAAGCAGGTGGCGCTGCGCGGCTCGCTGATCGCCTTCTGCATCCTCGCCGTCTTCGCCTTGACGGGCGCCGGCGTGCTCTCGCTGCTCGGCATCTCCATCGGCGCCTTCCGCATCGCCGGCGGCCTGCTGCTGTTCTGGATCGCCTTCGAGATGATCTTCGAGCGCCGCAACGAGCGGAAGGAAAGAACCAGCGAAGTGGCGATCACCCGCGATCACATCCACAATATCGCGGTCTTCCCGCTCGCCCTGCCGCTCATCGCCGGTCCCGGCGCGATCTCCGCGACGATCCTCCTCTCCGGTTCATTCCCCTCCGTCCTGGAGCGCACCGCCCTCATCGGCGTCCTCGCGCTCTGCCTCGTCGTCCTCTTCCTCTCGCTGGTCATCGCCGAGCGCATCGACCGCTTCCTCGGCAATACCGGCCGCGCGATCCTGACGCGCCTGCTCGGCGTGATCCTCGCCGCGCTGGCGGTGCAGTTCGTGGTGGATGGGGTGAAATCGGTATTCATCGGCTGA
- the gyrA gene encoding DNA gyrase subunit A, whose product MTEQSTPGGKNPPGIEPISIIEEMQRSYLDYAMSVIVSRALPDVRDGLKPVHRRILYSMSEMGVDWNKKYVKSARVTGDVMGKYHPHGDAAIYDALARMAQDWSLRLPLIDGQGNFGSIDGDPPAAQRYTECRLEKAAHSLLDDLDKETVNFRDNYDGTMSEPVVVPAKFPNLLVNGAGGIAVGMATNIPPHNLSEVINGCIALIDNPAIELLDLMQHIPGPDFPTGALILGRAGIRQAYETGRGSVVMRGRAHIEPMRGDREQIIITEVPYQVNKATMIEKMAELVRDKRIEGISDLRDESDRQGYRVVIELKRDANADVILNQLYRYTPLQTSFGCNMVALNGGKPEQMTLLDMLRAFVAFREEVVSRRTKYLLRKARDRAHVLVGLAIAVANIDEVINLIRRAPDPQTAREQLMERRWPAKDVDALIRLIDDPRHRINEDLTYNLSEEQARAILELRLARLTALGRDEIDEELNKIGEEIKDYLDILSSRLRMMNIVKEELAAVRDEFGTPRRTEIAEGGPDMDDEDLIAREDMVVTVSHAGYVKRVPLATYRAQRRGGKGRSGMAMKDEDFATRLFVANTHTPVLFFSSRGIVYKEKVWRLPIGTPQSKGKALINMLPIEPGERITTIMPLPEDETTWENLDVMFSTTRGTVRRNKLSDFVQVNRNGKIAMKLEEEGDEILNVETCTERDDVLLTTALGQCIRFPVDDVRVFAGRNSVGVRGITLGNGDRIISMAIVGHVDAEPWERAAYLKRSAAERRASGVDEEDIALVGEEVGEVGDLSDERYLELGSQEQFVLTVSQKGYGKRSSSYDFRTSGRGGKGIRATDTSKTGEIGELVAAFPVEEKDQLMLVSDGGQLIRVPVDGIRIASRATKGVTIFSTAKDEKVVSVERISEPEGDEDAEDVAEEGDIESGDAVEGGEE is encoded by the coding sequence TTGACAGAACAATCGACACCCGGCGGCAAGAACCCTCCCGGCATTGAGCCGATCTCCATCATCGAGGAAATGCAGCGCTCCTATCTCGATTACGCGATGAGCGTGATCGTGTCCCGCGCGCTTCCCGATGTGCGCGACGGCCTGAAGCCCGTGCACCGGCGCATCCTCTACTCGATGAGCGAGATGGGCGTCGACTGGAACAAGAAATACGTCAAGTCGGCCCGCGTGACCGGTGACGTGATGGGTAAATACCATCCGCACGGCGACGCCGCGATCTACGATGCCTTGGCGCGCATGGCGCAGGACTGGTCGCTCCGCCTGCCGCTGATCGACGGCCAGGGCAACTTCGGCTCCATCGACGGCGACCCGCCGGCAGCGCAGCGCTACACGGAATGCCGTCTCGAAAAGGCCGCGCATTCCCTGCTGGACGACCTGGACAAGGAAACGGTCAACTTCCGCGACAACTACGACGGCACGATGAGCGAGCCGGTCGTCGTTCCCGCCAAGTTCCCGAACCTTCTGGTCAACGGCGCCGGCGGCATCGCCGTCGGCATGGCGACGAACATCCCGCCGCACAACCTCTCGGAAGTCATCAACGGCTGTATCGCGCTGATCGACAATCCGGCGATCGAGCTGCTCGACCTGATGCAGCACATCCCGGGGCCGGACTTCCCGACGGGTGCGCTGATCCTCGGCCGCGCCGGTATCCGCCAGGCCTATGAGACCGGCCGCGGTTCGGTCGTCATGCGCGGCCGAGCCCATATCGAGCCGATGCGCGGCGACCGCGAGCAGATCATCATCACGGAAGTTCCCTACCAGGTGAACAAGGCGACGATGATCGAGAAGATGGCCGAACTGGTGCGCGACAAGCGCATCGAGGGCATCTCGGACCTACGCGACGAATCCGACCGCCAAGGCTACCGCGTCGTCATCGAGTTGAAGCGCGACGCCAATGCCGACGTCATCCTGAACCAGCTCTACCGCTACACCCCGCTGCAGACCTCCTTCGGCTGCAACATGGTGGCGCTGAACGGCGGCAAGCCGGAGCAGATGACGCTGCTCGACATGCTGCGCGCCTTCGTCGCCTTCCGCGAGGAAGTCGTCAGCCGCCGTACAAAGTACCTGCTGCGCAAGGCGCGCGATCGCGCCCATGTCTTGGTGGGCCTCGCCATCGCCGTCGCCAATATCGACGAAGTGATCAACCTCATCCGCCGCGCGCCCGATCCGCAGACGGCGCGCGAGCAGTTGATGGAGCGCCGCTGGCCGGCCAAGGACGTCGATGCGCTGATCCGTCTCATCGACGATCCGCGCCACCGCATCAACGAGGACCTCACCTACAATCTCTCCGAGGAACAGGCCCGCGCCATCTTGGAGCTGCGCCTTGCCCGCCTCACGGCGCTCGGCCGCGACGAGATTGACGAGGAACTCAACAAGATCGGCGAGGAGATCAAGGACTATCTCGATATCCTCTCCTCGCGCCTGCGCATGATGAACATCGTCAAGGAAGAGCTCGCCGCCGTGCGCGACGAGTTCGGCACGCCGCGCCGTACCGAGATCGCCGAGGGTGGTCCCGATATGGACGACGAGGACCTGATCGCCCGCGAGGACATGGTCGTGACGGTGTCGCATGCCGGCTACGTCAAGCGCGTGCCGCTCGCGACCTATCGCGCGCAGCGCCGCGGCGGCAAGGGCCGCTCCGGCATGGCCATGAAGGACGAGGATTTCGCAACCCGCCTCTTCGTTGCCAACACGCATACGCCGGTGCTGTTCTTCTCCTCGCGCGGCATCGTCTACAAGGAAAAGGTCTGGCGCCTGCCGATCGGTACGCCGCAGTCGAAGGGCAAGGCCCTCATCAACATGCTGCCCATCGAGCCCGGCGAGCGCATCACGACCATCATGCCGCTGCCCGAGGACGAGACGACGTGGGAAAACCTCGACGTCATGTTCTCGACGACCCGCGGCACGGTTCGCCGCAACAAGCTGTCGGACTTCGTCCAGGTCAACCGCAACGGCAAGATCGCGATGAAGCTCGAGGAAGAGGGCGACGAGATCCTCAACGTCGAGACCTGCACGGAGCGGGACGACGTGCTGCTGACGACGGCGCTCGGCCAGTGCATCCGCTTCCCGGTCGATGACGTGCGCGTCTTCGCCGGCCGCAATTCGGTGGGCGTGCGCGGCATCACGCTGGGCAACGGCGACCGTATCATCTCGATGGCGATCGTCGGCCATGTCGACGCCGAGCCGTGGGAGCGGGCTGCCTATCTCAAGCGTTCCGCCGCCGAACGCCGCGCCAGCGGCGTCGACGAGGAGGATATCGCGCTGGTGGGCGAGGAGGTCGGCGAAGTCGGCGATCTCTCCGACGAGCGTTATCTGGAGCTGGGCAGCCAGGAGCAGTTCGTGCTGACGGTCTCGCAGAAGGGCTACGGCAAGCGGTCGTCCTCCTACGATTTCCGCACCTCCGGCCGCGGCGGCAAGGGCATCCGCGCCACCGACACCTCCAAGACGGGCGAGATCGGCGAACTGGTCGCCGCCTTCCCGGTCGAGGAGAAGGACCAGCTCATGCTCGTCTCCGACGGCGGCCAGCTTATCCGCGTGCCGGTCGACGGTATCCGCATCGCCAGCCGCGCGACGAAGGGCGTCACGATCTTCTCGACCGCCAAGGATGAGAAGGTGGTCTCGGTCGAGCGCATCAGCGAGCCGGAAGGCGACGAGGATGCCGAGGACGTCGCCGAAGAAGGCGATATCGAATCCGGGGACGCTGTTGAGGGAGGCGAGGAATAG
- the coaD gene encoding pantetheine-phosphate adenylyltransferase — protein MTVAFYPGSFDPITNGHIDVLVQALNVAPKVIVAIGIHPGKVPLFSFEERADLIRQSIAEALPERAGDVSVVSFSNLVVDAARSHKAHLLIRGLRDGTDLDYEMQMAGMNRQLAPDVQTIFLPAGVASRPITATLVRQIAAMGGDVGAFVPAPVLAALKARRKG, from the coding sequence ATGACAGTCGCCTTCTACCCTGGCTCCTTCGATCCGATCACCAACGGCCACATCGACGTGCTGGTCCAGGCGCTGAACGTGGCGCCCAAGGTCATCGTCGCCATCGGCATCCATCCCGGCAAGGTACCGCTCTTTTCGTTCGAGGAGCGCGCCGACCTCATCCGCCAGTCCATTGCCGAGGCCTTGCCGGAGCGGGCAGGGGACGTCAGCGTCGTCTCCTTCTCCAACCTGGTCGTCGATGCCGCGCGCAGCCACAAGGCGCATCTCCTCATCCGGGGCCTGCGCGACGGGACGGACCTCGATTACGAGATGCAGATGGCCGGCATGAACCGGCAATTGGCGCCCGATGTGCAGACGATCTTTCTGCCGGCGGGCGTTGCCTCGCGGCCCATTACCGCCACATTGGTCCGCCAGATCGCGGCCATGGGCGGCGATGTCGGCGCCTTCGTTCCGGCGCCCGTCCTTGCGGCCCTCAAAGCCCGTCGGAAGGGCTGA
- a CDS encoding peptidylprolyl isomerase, whose product MNILRHAFAGALFLATATGAFVAQAADFITIQLKDGPVVIELNDKAPKHAERIKALAAGGEYDNVAFHRVIEGFMAQTGDVQYGDMENGYQPQAAGTGGSSLPDLPAEFSDIPFERGTVGMARAQDPNSANSQFFIMFAPGDFLNGQYTVVGKVVSGMENVDKIKRGDDANNGSVTDPDRMIKVTVGK is encoded by the coding sequence ATGAACATCCTCCGTCACGCCTTTGCAGGAGCCCTGTTCCTTGCGACCGCAACCGGCGCCTTCGTTGCCCAGGCCGCCGATTTCATCACGATCCAGCTCAAGGACGGCCCGGTCGTCATCGAGCTGAACGACAAGGCACCGAAGCATGCCGAGCGCATCAAGGCGCTCGCCGCCGGTGGCGAATACGACAATGTCGCCTTCCACCGCGTGATCGAGGGCTTCATGGCGCAGACCGGCGACGTGCAGTATGGCGACATGGAGAACGGCTACCAGCCGCAGGCGGCCGGCACGGGCGGCTCCAGCCTGCCGGACCTTCCGGCCGAATTCTCCGACATTCCCTTCGAGCGCGGCACGGTCGGCATGGCCCGCGCTCAGGACCCGAACTCGGCGAATTCCCAGTTCTTCATCATGTTCGCGCCGGGCGACTTCCTCAACGGCCAGTACACGGTCGTCGGCAAGGTGGTTTCCGGCATGGAGAACGTCGACAAGATCAAGCGCGGCGACGACGCCAATAACGGCTCCGTGACCGATCCCGACCGGATGATCAAGGTCACCGTCGGCAAGTAA
- a CDS encoding peptidylprolyl isomerase, which produces MAEIKDPENTIIMETTKGKVVIQLLPDLAPGHVARVKELAREGAYDGVVFHRVIEDFMAQTGDVKFGKQGGADFNPARAGMGGSEKPDLKAEFSNMSHVRGTCSMARSQMPNSANSQFFICFTDAPWLNKQYSVWGQVIEGMENIDKIKRGEPVRDPDSIVSMKVAADVAA; this is translated from the coding sequence ATGGCCGAGATCAAGGATCCGGAAAACACCATCATCATGGAGACCACGAAGGGAAAGGTGGTCATCCAGCTTCTTCCGGATCTCGCACCGGGCCACGTCGCACGCGTCAAGGAACTGGCGCGCGAAGGCGCCTATGACGGCGTCGTCTTCCACCGCGTGATCGAGGACTTCATGGCCCAGACGGGCGATGTGAAGTTCGGCAAGCAGGGCGGCGCCGACTTCAACCCGGCCCGCGCCGGCATGGGCGGCTCGGAAAAGCCGGACCTCAAGGCCGAATTCTCCAACATGAGCCATGTGCGCGGCACCTGCTCCATGGCGCGCAGCCAGATGCCGAACTCCGCCAACTCGCAGTTCTTCATCTGCTTCACGGATGCTCCCTGGCTGAACAAGCAGTATTCCGTCTGGGGCCAGGTCATCGAAGGCATGGAAAACATCGACAAGATCAAGCGCGGCGAGCCGGTGCGCGATCCCGACTCGATCGTTTCCATGAAGGTTGCCGCCGACGTGGCAGCCTGA
- a CDS encoding DMT family transporter, with product MTAFLWALLGIAAGACIAIQAPVNALLGRGLSMPVAAACVSFLSGAIILGIVMLATASFEGRAPDWRGPDLWLYVAGGALGTIYVTTAIYLTPRIGAAAVMAFAVSGQLLAGILLDRIGFLGMAVREISVGRIAGALLLVAGALMIRFL from the coding sequence ATGACCGCTTTCCTCTGGGCGCTGCTCGGCATTGCGGCCGGCGCGTGCATCGCAATCCAGGCCCCCGTCAACGCCCTGCTCGGACGCGGTCTCAGCATGCCGGTCGCGGCAGCCTGCGTCTCGTTTCTCTCCGGGGCGATCATCCTCGGCATCGTGATGCTCGCCACGGCGTCGTTCGAGGGGCGGGCGCCAGACTGGCGCGGACCGGACCTCTGGCTCTATGTCGCCGGCGGCGCGCTCGGCACCATCTATGTCACCACCGCGATCTACCTGACGCCGCGCATTGGCGCGGCCGCCGTCATGGCCTTCGCCGTCTCCGGCCAGCTTCTCGCGGGCATCCTGCTCGACCGCATCGGCTTCCTCGGCATGGCCGTTCGCGAAATCTCCGTCGGCCGCATCGCCGGCGCCCTCCTGCTTGTTGCCGGGGCGCTGATGATCCGCTTCCTCTGA